Proteins encoded together in one Balaenoptera ricei isolate mBalRic1 chromosome 2, mBalRic1.hap2, whole genome shotgun sequence window:
- the PAK6 gene encoding serine/threonine-protein kinase PAK 6 isoform X2: protein MAEHPGHTAATQARGGPFTHHPGAAPAHEVVRGSAAPTDGYISGLLNDIQKLSVISSNTLRGRSPTSRRRAQSLGLLGDEQWAADPDMYLQRPQSERRDPRGLYLSCNGAAPAGRRHVPRPEPQSPRVLPSGLATKAQSLGPTEFQGAPQRCLQSSPTGTSAATAAGRRGPKTAGHGSEEARPQSCLVGSAAGRPGGEGSPSPKAPESSLKRRLFRSMFLSAPAAAPPSSSKPGPPPQSKPNSSSRPLQKDRPPSLVAKAQSFPSDQPAGTFSPLATSDTSSPQKSLRTAPAAGPPPGRSSPAGSPRTRHAQISTSNLYLPQDPTVAKGALAGEETGVVTHEQFKAALRMVVDQGDPRLLLDSYVKIGEGSTGIVCLAREKHSGRQVAVKMMDLRKQQRRELLFNEVVIMRDYQHLNVVEMYKSYLVGEELWVLMEFLQGGALTDIISQVRLNEEQIATVCEAVLQALAYLHAQGVIHRDIKSDSILLTLDGRVKLSDFGFCAQISKDVPKRKSLVGTPYWMAPEVISRCLYATEVDIWSLGIMVIEMVDGEPPYFSDSPVQAMKRLRDSPPPKLKNTHKVSPVLRDFLERMLVRDPQERAMAQELLDHPFLLQTGLPECLVPLIQLYRKQASTC from the exons TGGTGCGCGGCAGCGCGGCGCCTACGGACGGCTACATCTCGGGGCTGCTCAACGATATCCAGAAGTTGTCAGTCATCAGTTCCAACACCCTGCGTGGCCGCAGCCCCACCAGCCGGCGGCGGGCACAGTCCCTGGGGCTGCTAGGGGATGAGCAGTGGGCCGCCGACCCGGACATGTACTTGCAGAGACCCCAGTCTGAGCGCAGGGACCCCCGTGGCCTCTACCTCAGCTGCAACGGGGCCGCACCAGCAGGGCGCAGGCACGTGCCACGGCCCGAGCCACAGAGCCCGCGGGTCCTGCCCAGTGGGCTGGCCACCAAGGCACAGTCCCTGGGCCCCACCGAGTTCCAGGGTGCCCCGCAGCGCTGCCTGCAGAGCTCCCCAACCGGCACCTCGGCCGCCACGGCCGCGGGCAGGCGGGGGCCCAAGACTGCCGGGCATGGCTCTGAGGAGGCCCGGCCACAGTCCTGCCTGGTGGGCTCGGCTGCAGGCAGGCCGGGTGGGGAGGGCAGCCCCAGCCCTAAGGCCCCGGAGAGCAGCCTGAAGCGCAGGCTGTTCCGAAGCATGTTCCTGTCTGCTCCTGCCGCCGCCCCTCCAAGCAGCAGCAAGCCAGGCCCTCCACCACAGAGCAAG cCCAACTCCTCTTCCAGACCACTGCAGAAAGACCGCCCCCCAAGCCTGGTGGCCAAGGCCCAGTCCTTCCCCTCAGACCAGCCCGCGGGGACCTTCAGCCCTCTGGCCACCTCGGATACCAGCAGCCCCCAGAAGTCCCTCCGCACAGCCCCAGCTGCCGGCCCTCCTCCAGGACGGTCTTCCCCGGCAGGCTCCCCCCGCACCCGGCATGCCCAGATCAGCACCAGCAACCTGtacctgccccaggaccccaCAGTGGCCAAGGGTGCCCTGGCTGGTGAGGAAACGGGCGTTGTGACACACGAGCAGTTCAAGGCTGCACTCAGGATGGTGGTGGACCAGGGTGACCCCCGGCTACTGCTGGACAGCTACGTGAAGATCGGCGAGGGCTCCACGGGCATCGTCTGCCTGGCCCGGGAGAAGCACTCGGGCCGCCAGGTGGCCGTCAAGATGATGGACCTCAGGAAGCAGCAGCGCAGGGAGCTGCTCTTTAacgag gtgGTGATCATGCGGGACTACCAGCACCTCAACGTGGTGGAGATGTACAAGAGCTACCTGGTGGGCGAGGAGCTGTGGGTGCTTATGGAGTTCCTGCAGGGCGGGGCCCTCACGGACATCATCTCCCAAGTCAG GCTGAATGAGGAGCAGATCGCCACTGTGTGCGAGGCCGTGCTGCAGGCCCTGGCTTACCTGCACGCCCAGGGTGTCATCCACCGGGACATCAAGAGCGACTCCATCCTGCTGACCCTTGACGGCAGG GTGAAACTCTCGGACTTTGGATTCTGTGCACAGATCAGCAAAGATGTCCCTAAGAGGAAGTCCCTGGTGGGAACCCCCTACTGGATGGCTCCTGAAGTGATCTCCAGGTGTCTGTATGCGACTGAG GTGGATATCTGGTCTCTGGGCATCATGGTGATTGAGATGGTAGATGGAGAGCCACCCTACTTCAGTGACTCCCCAGTGCAAGCCATGAAGAGGCTCCGGGACAGCCCCCCACCCAAGCTGAAGAACACTCACAAG GTCTCCCCAGTGCTGCGAGACTTCCTGGAACGGATGCTGGTGCGAGACCCCCAGGAGAGAGCCATGGCCCAGGAGCTCCTGGACCACCCCTTCCTGCTGCAGACGGGGCTGCCCGAGTGCCTGGTGCCCCTGATCCAGCTCTACCGCAAGCAGGCCTCCACCTGCTGA
- the ANKRD63 gene encoding ankyrin repeat domain-containing protein 63, whose protein sequence is MLKPKDLCPRAGTRTFLEAMQAGKVHLARFVLDALDRSIIDCRAEQGRTPLMVAVGLPDPALRARFVRLLLEQGAAVNLRDERGRTALSLACERGHLDAVQLLVQFSGDPEAADSAGNSPVMWAAACGHGAVLEFLVRSFRRLGLRLDRTNRAGLTALQLAAARGHGTCVQALTGPWGRAAAAAAARGSNSDSPPGRPAPAPSPERRRPSPRRLPRPLLARFARAAGGHGHGGEAGSGGKGFGRHRAQGSERPELGRSMSLALGAVTEEEAARLRAGALMAQPHSPQSSGAGRWRSQEVLEGAPPTLVQVPVGLSPHPEGAPGSGRLGLRRRSTAPDIPSLVGEAPGPESGPELEPNALPHSVPGPQPWQTGTEAVVLHAQR, encoded by the coding sequence ATGCTCAAGCCCAAGGACCTGTGCCCCCGAGCGGGTACGCGTACCTTCCTGGAGGCCATGCAGGCGGGCAAAGTGCACCTGGCCCGCTTTGTGCTGGATGCGCTGGACCGCAGCATCATCGACTGCCGCGCGGAGCAGGGCCGCACGCCGCTCATGGTGGCCGTGGGCTTGCCAGACCCCGCGCTGCGCGCGCGCTTTGTGCGACTACTGCTGGAGCAGGGTGCAGCAGTGAACCTGCGGGACGAGCGCGGCCGCACGGCGCTCAGCCTGGCGTGCGAACGCGGCCACCTGGACGCCGTGCAACTGCTGGTGCAGTTCAGCGGCGACCCCGAGGCGGCCGACTCGGCGGGCAATAGCCCGGTGATGTGGGCGGCAGCGTGCGGCCACGGGGCGGTGCTCGAGTTCCTGGTGCGCTCTTTCCGCCGCCTCGGCCTGCGCCTCGACCGCACCAACCGGGCGGGCCTCACGGCGCTGCAACTGGCCGCTGCCCGCGGCCACGGGACCTGTGTGCAGGCCCTCACCGGGCCCTGGGGCCGCGCAGCCGCTGCCGCCGCGGCCCGGGGCTCCAACTCCGACAGCCCCCCTGGCCGTCCGGCTCCCGCGCCCAGCCCGGAGCGCCGAAGACCCAGCCCCCGCCGCCTACCGCGGCCTCTCCTGGCGCGCTTTGCTCGAGCGGCCGGTGGCCATGGTCACGGCGGCGAGGCTGGCTCAGGGGGTAAGGGCTTCGGTCGGCACCGGGCGCAGGGCAGCGAGCGGCCGGAGCTGGGCCGGAGCATGAGCCTGGCGTTGGGTGCCGTGACCGAGGAGGAGGCGGCTCGACTGCGGGCGGGAGCCCTGATGGCCCAACCACACTCGCCCCAGTCTTCAGGGGCTGGGCGGTGGCGTTCGCAGGAGGTGCTGGAGGGAGCGCCCCCAACCTTAGTGCAAGTCCCCGTCGGCCTTAGCCCCCACCCCGAGGGCGCCCCCGGCTCTGGCCGCTTGGGTTTGCGCCGACGCTCCACAGCTCCAGACATCCCCAGCCTGGTCGGGGAGGCACCTGGGCCCGAGAGCGGCCCAGAATTAGAGCCCAACGCTCTGCCCCATTCGGTGCCTGGGCCTCAGCCTTGGCAGACGGGCACGGAGGCCGTGGTGCTGCACGCTCAGCGGTAA
- the PAK6 gene encoding serine/threonine-protein kinase PAK 6 isoform X1 yields MFRKKKKKRPEISAPQNFQHRVHTSFDPKEGKFVGLPPQWQNILDTLRRPKPVVDPSRITRVQLQPMKTVVRGSAAPTDGYISGLLNDIQKLSVISSNTLRGRSPTSRRRAQSLGLLGDEQWAADPDMYLQRPQSERRDPRGLYLSCNGAAPAGRRHVPRPEPQSPRVLPSGLATKAQSLGPTEFQGAPQRCLQSSPTGTSAATAAGRRGPKTAGHGSEEARPQSCLVGSAAGRPGGEGSPSPKAPESSLKRRLFRSMFLSAPAAAPPSSSKPGPPPQSKPNSSSRPLQKDRPPSLVAKAQSFPSDQPAGTFSPLATSDTSSPQKSLRTAPAAGPPPGRSSPAGSPRTRHAQISTSNLYLPQDPTVAKGALAGEETGVVTHEQFKAALRMVVDQGDPRLLLDSYVKIGEGSTGIVCLAREKHSGRQVAVKMMDLRKQQRRELLFNEVVIMRDYQHLNVVEMYKSYLVGEELWVLMEFLQGGALTDIISQVRLNEEQIATVCEAVLQALAYLHAQGVIHRDIKSDSILLTLDGRVKLSDFGFCAQISKDVPKRKSLVGTPYWMAPEVISRCLYATEVDIWSLGIMVIEMVDGEPPYFSDSPVQAMKRLRDSPPPKLKNTHKVSPVLRDFLERMLVRDPQERAMAQELLDHPFLLQTGLPECLVPLIQLYRKQASTC; encoded by the exons aCAGTGGTGCGCGGCAGCGCGGCGCCTACGGACGGCTACATCTCGGGGCTGCTCAACGATATCCAGAAGTTGTCAGTCATCAGTTCCAACACCCTGCGTGGCCGCAGCCCCACCAGCCGGCGGCGGGCACAGTCCCTGGGGCTGCTAGGGGATGAGCAGTGGGCCGCCGACCCGGACATGTACTTGCAGAGACCCCAGTCTGAGCGCAGGGACCCCCGTGGCCTCTACCTCAGCTGCAACGGGGCCGCACCAGCAGGGCGCAGGCACGTGCCACGGCCCGAGCCACAGAGCCCGCGGGTCCTGCCCAGTGGGCTGGCCACCAAGGCACAGTCCCTGGGCCCCACCGAGTTCCAGGGTGCCCCGCAGCGCTGCCTGCAGAGCTCCCCAACCGGCACCTCGGCCGCCACGGCCGCGGGCAGGCGGGGGCCCAAGACTGCCGGGCATGGCTCTGAGGAGGCCCGGCCACAGTCCTGCCTGGTGGGCTCGGCTGCAGGCAGGCCGGGTGGGGAGGGCAGCCCCAGCCCTAAGGCCCCGGAGAGCAGCCTGAAGCGCAGGCTGTTCCGAAGCATGTTCCTGTCTGCTCCTGCCGCCGCCCCTCCAAGCAGCAGCAAGCCAGGCCCTCCACCACAGAGCAAG cCCAACTCCTCTTCCAGACCACTGCAGAAAGACCGCCCCCCAAGCCTGGTGGCCAAGGCCCAGTCCTTCCCCTCAGACCAGCCCGCGGGGACCTTCAGCCCTCTGGCCACCTCGGATACCAGCAGCCCCCAGAAGTCCCTCCGCACAGCCCCAGCTGCCGGCCCTCCTCCAGGACGGTCTTCCCCGGCAGGCTCCCCCCGCACCCGGCATGCCCAGATCAGCACCAGCAACCTGtacctgccccaggaccccaCAGTGGCCAAGGGTGCCCTGGCTGGTGAGGAAACGGGCGTTGTGACACACGAGCAGTTCAAGGCTGCACTCAGGATGGTGGTGGACCAGGGTGACCCCCGGCTACTGCTGGACAGCTACGTGAAGATCGGCGAGGGCTCCACGGGCATCGTCTGCCTGGCCCGGGAGAAGCACTCGGGCCGCCAGGTGGCCGTCAAGATGATGGACCTCAGGAAGCAGCAGCGCAGGGAGCTGCTCTTTAacgag gtgGTGATCATGCGGGACTACCAGCACCTCAACGTGGTGGAGATGTACAAGAGCTACCTGGTGGGCGAGGAGCTGTGGGTGCTTATGGAGTTCCTGCAGGGCGGGGCCCTCACGGACATCATCTCCCAAGTCAG GCTGAATGAGGAGCAGATCGCCACTGTGTGCGAGGCCGTGCTGCAGGCCCTGGCTTACCTGCACGCCCAGGGTGTCATCCACCGGGACATCAAGAGCGACTCCATCCTGCTGACCCTTGACGGCAGG GTGAAACTCTCGGACTTTGGATTCTGTGCACAGATCAGCAAAGATGTCCCTAAGAGGAAGTCCCTGGTGGGAACCCCCTACTGGATGGCTCCTGAAGTGATCTCCAGGTGTCTGTATGCGACTGAG GTGGATATCTGGTCTCTGGGCATCATGGTGATTGAGATGGTAGATGGAGAGCCACCCTACTTCAGTGACTCCCCAGTGCAAGCCATGAAGAGGCTCCGGGACAGCCCCCCACCCAAGCTGAAGAACACTCACAAG GTCTCCCCAGTGCTGCGAGACTTCCTGGAACGGATGCTGGTGCGAGACCCCCAGGAGAGAGCCATGGCCCAGGAGCTCCTGGACCACCCCTTCCTGCTGCAGACGGGGCTGCCCGAGTGCCTGGTGCCCCTGATCCAGCTCTACCGCAAGCAGGCCTCCACCTGCTGA